One Peterkaempfera bronchialis DNA window includes the following coding sequences:
- a CDS encoding DUF6113 family protein, with protein sequence MSPAMPEDPRPGQPLPVPPRPRRSGPAALFGSRSARLAETPPPRGARIAAYVLLLVLGMATALAGSFAQSLWFPGGLLLALAATVGLFYGGLRLTTTKLGAGAPLIGWFLALMVLMSPRPEGDFILASGIGPYVYLFAGAVGGVICATLPTRTMFGFGAGPGGAGRG encoded by the coding sequence ATGAGCCCCGCCATGCCGGAGGACCCCCGCCCGGGCCAGCCGCTGCCGGTGCCGCCCAGGCCGCGCCGGTCGGGGCCGGCCGCACTGTTCGGCTCCCGCTCCGCCCGCCTGGCCGAGACCCCGCCGCCGCGCGGCGCGCGGATCGCGGCCTATGTGCTGCTGCTGGTGCTGGGCATGGCGACCGCGCTGGCCGGGTCCTTCGCGCAGTCGCTCTGGTTCCCCGGCGGCCTGCTGCTGGCGCTGGCGGCGACGGTGGGCCTCTTCTACGGCGGGCTGCGGCTGACCACCACCAAGCTGGGGGCCGGGGCGCCGCTGATCGGCTGGTTCCTGGCGCTGATGGTGCTGATGAGCCCGCGCCCCGAGGGCGACTTCATCCTGGCGAGCGGCATCGGCCCGTACGTCTACCTCTTCGCCGGAGCGGTGGGGGGCGTGATCTGCGCCACTCTGCCGACCCGTACGATGTTCGGGTTCGGTGCGGGCCCCGGCGGCGCCGGGCGCGGCTGA
- the mshB gene encoding N-acetyl-1-D-myo-inositol-2-amino-2-deoxy-alpha-D-glucopyranoside deacetylase: MSDLPQLPDQSEDSVGAGADDLPPRRLLLVHAHPDDESIGNGATMARYAAEGARVTLVTCTLGEEGEVIPPELAHLTADRDDTLGEHRIGELAAAMKELGVTDHRFLGGPGRYRDSGMMGVASNDRPGCFWQADPDEAAAHLVAVVREVRPQVLVTYDENGGYGHPDHIQAHRVAMRGRELAADPAFRPDLGAAWDIPKVYWNCMPRSVLEAGFAALRAAGREIPFPGIASADDVPGVVDDSLVTAAVDGSAYAGRKAAAMAAHATQIAVDGPFFALSNDLGQPMPAMEYYRLVHGTSGAAAGWEGDLFAGLDLFAGLEEAR; this comes from the coding sequence ATGAGCGACCTGCCGCAGCTGCCGGACCAGTCCGAGGACTCCGTCGGTGCGGGCGCGGACGACCTCCCGCCCCGCCGACTGCTGCTGGTGCACGCCCACCCCGACGACGAGTCGATCGGCAATGGCGCCACCATGGCCAGGTACGCGGCCGAGGGCGCCCGCGTCACCCTGGTCACCTGCACGCTGGGCGAGGAGGGCGAGGTCATCCCGCCCGAACTGGCCCATCTCACCGCCGACCGGGACGACACCCTCGGCGAGCACCGCATCGGCGAACTGGCCGCCGCCATGAAGGAGCTGGGCGTCACCGACCACCGCTTCCTCGGCGGGCCGGGCCGCTACCGCGACTCCGGGATGATGGGCGTGGCGAGCAACGACCGCCCCGGCTGCTTCTGGCAGGCCGACCCGGACGAGGCCGCCGCGCACCTGGTGGCGGTCGTCCGCGAGGTGCGGCCGCAGGTGCTGGTGACCTACGACGAGAACGGCGGCTACGGCCACCCCGACCACATCCAGGCCCACCGGGTCGCCATGCGCGGCCGCGAGCTGGCCGCCGACCCGGCCTTCCGGCCCGACCTCGGCGCCGCCTGGGACATCCCCAAGGTCTACTGGAACTGCATGCCGCGCTCCGTGCTGGAGGCCGGCTTCGCCGCGCTGCGCGCCGCCGGCCGGGAGATCCCCTTCCCCGGCATCGCGAGCGCCGACGACGTCCCCGGAGTGGTGGACGACTCCCTGGTGACGGCGGCGGTGGACGGTTCCGCCTACGCCGGGCGGAAGGCCGCGGCCATGGCGGCGCACGCCACCCAGATCGCCGTGGACGGCCCCTTCTTCGCCCTCTCCAACGACCTGGGCCAGCCGATGCCCGCGATGGAGTACTACCGGCTGGTGCACGGCACCTCCGGTGCGGCGGCCGGCTGGGAGGGCGACCTCTTCGCCGGGCTGGACCTCTTCGCCGGGCTGGAGGAAGCCCGATGA
- a CDS encoding DUF2304 family protein, with the protein MALTISAAVLLLLIVVLLIRRSGLKFWHALACTLLGFYLASSSIAPSIQQVTSNLAGMINGLKL; encoded by the coding sequence ATGGCCCTGACCATCTCCGCAGCCGTCCTGCTGCTGCTCATCGTGGTACTGCTGATCCGCCGGTCCGGTCTGAAGTTCTGGCATGCCCTGGCGTGCACGCTGCTCGGCTTCTACCTCGCGTCCAGCTCCATCGCCCCTTCGATCCAGCAGGTCACCAGCAATCTGGCCGGCATGATCAACGGGCTGAAGCTCTGA
- a CDS encoding S9 family peptidase — protein MTKEISFPRQYSRTLRYTLGAPRSFTVSPDGDRVAFLRSRSGTDRANLLWVLDVATGREHPAADPAELLGSGEENLSPAERARRERSREGSAGIVGYATDAAAELAAFALSGRLFTAGLGEGGEAREILVTGPVIDPRPAPDGRHIAYATTRGDLRVVTGDGETDRALAEPEAAGVTWGQAEFIAQEEMDRSRGFWWAPEGDRLLAARADDTPVRRWWIADPANPATAPAEVAYPAAGTPNAEVTLAVLGLDGSRVDVSWDRNRYPYLARVHWSAGGPPLLLVQARDQRSQLVLALDPDTGATRTLHVDEDPVWLDLFPGVPAWTPDGRLVRIADEGGARVLAVGDRVLTGAALHLRAVLDVGADDLLVTASAGEEAAEPEIGEVHVVRVGATGATRLSTRPGLHTAARSGPTTVLVSASLDRPGSRVRVLRDGTPVAEIASYAETPVISAEVRLTAAGKRRIPCAVLLPTGYDRDRDGLLPVLMDPYGGPHGQRVVAARNAHLTSQWFADQGFAVVVADGRGTPGQSPTWEKAIAGDFAGATLDDQVEAVQALAEDFPLDLTRVAIRGWSYGGYLAALAVLRRPDVFHAAVSGAPVTDWRLYDTHYTERYLGHPDERPEVYDANSLTADAPKLTRPLMLIHGLADDNVVAAHTLRLSSALLAAGRPHTVLPLSGVTHMTPQEEVAENLLLLQVDFLKRSLGL, from the coding sequence ATGACCAAGGAGATCTCCTTCCCCCGGCAGTACTCGCGGACGTTGCGCTACACCCTCGGCGCACCACGCTCCTTCACGGTCTCGCCGGACGGCGACCGGGTGGCCTTCCTCCGTTCCCGCTCCGGCACCGACCGGGCCAATCTGCTCTGGGTGCTGGACGTGGCGACCGGCCGCGAACACCCCGCCGCCGACCCGGCGGAGCTGCTGGGCAGTGGCGAGGAGAACCTCTCCCCGGCCGAGCGGGCCCGCCGTGAGCGCAGCCGCGAGGGCTCGGCGGGCATCGTCGGCTACGCCACCGACGCCGCCGCCGAGCTGGCCGCCTTCGCGCTCTCCGGACGGCTCTTCACCGCCGGTCTGGGCGAGGGCGGGGAGGCCCGCGAGATCCTGGTCACCGGCCCGGTGATCGACCCCCGCCCGGCCCCCGACGGCCGCCACATCGCCTATGCCACCACCCGGGGCGACCTGCGGGTGGTGACCGGCGACGGCGAGACCGACCGGGCGCTGGCCGAGCCGGAGGCGGCCGGGGTGACCTGGGGCCAGGCCGAGTTCATCGCCCAGGAGGAGATGGACCGCAGCCGGGGCTTCTGGTGGGCCCCCGAGGGCGACCGGCTGCTGGCCGCCCGCGCCGACGACACCCCGGTACGGCGCTGGTGGATCGCCGACCCGGCCAACCCGGCCACCGCCCCCGCCGAGGTCGCCTACCCGGCGGCCGGCACCCCCAACGCCGAGGTCACGCTGGCCGTGCTGGGCCTGGACGGCTCCCGGGTGGACGTCTCCTGGGACCGCAACCGCTACCCGTACCTGGCCCGGGTGCACTGGTCGGCGGGCGGCCCGCCGCTGCTGCTGGTGCAGGCCCGCGACCAGCGCAGCCAGCTGGTGCTGGCGCTCGACCCGGACACCGGCGCCACCCGCACCCTGCATGTGGACGAGGACCCGGTGTGGCTCGATCTCTTCCCCGGCGTCCCCGCCTGGACCCCGGACGGCCGCCTGGTGCGGATCGCCGACGAGGGCGGCGCCCGGGTGCTCGCGGTCGGCGACCGGGTGCTCACCGGCGCCGCGCTGCACCTGCGTGCGGTACTCGACGTGGGCGCCGACGACCTGCTGGTCACCGCCTCGGCCGGTGAGGAGGCCGCCGAGCCGGAGATCGGCGAGGTCCATGTGGTGCGGGTCGGCGCGACCGGCGCCACCCGGCTCTCCACCCGGCCCGGCCTGCACACGGCGGCCCGCTCCGGCCCCACCACCGTGCTGGTCTCCGCCTCGCTGGACCGCCCCGGCAGCCGCGTTCGGGTGCTGCGTGACGGGACCCCGGTCGCCGAGATCGCCTCGTACGCCGAGACCCCGGTGATCAGCGCGGAGGTCCGCCTGACGGCGGCCGGCAAGCGGCGCATCCCCTGCGCGGTGCTGCTGCCCACCGGCTACGACCGGGACCGCGACGGCCTGCTGCCGGTGCTGATGGACCCGTACGGCGGCCCGCACGGCCAGCGGGTGGTCGCCGCCCGCAACGCCCATCTGACCTCCCAGTGGTTCGCCGACCAGGGCTTCGCCGTGGTGGTCGCCGACGGCCGGGGCACCCCCGGGCAGAGCCCCACCTGGGAGAAGGCCATCGCCGGCGACTTCGCCGGGGCCACCCTGGACGACCAGGTGGAGGCGGTGCAGGCGCTCGCCGAGGACTTCCCGCTGGACCTCACCCGGGTCGCCATCCGCGGCTGGTCGTACGGCGGCTACCTGGCGGCGCTGGCGGTGCTGCGCCGCCCGGACGTCTTCCACGCCGCCGTCTCCGGCGCCCCGGTCACCGACTGGCGGCTGTACGACACCCACTACACCGAGCGCTACCTCGGCCACCCCGACGAGCGCCCCGAGGTGTACGACGCCAACTCGCTGACCGCCGACGCCCCGAAGCTCACCCGGCCGCTGATGCTGATCCACGGTCTGGCCGACGACAACGTGGTGGCCGCGCACACCCTGCGGCTCTCCTCCGCGCTGCTGGCCGCCGGGCGCCCGCACACCGTGCTGCCGCTGTCGGGCGTCACCCATATGACCCCGCAGGAGGAGGTCGCCGAGAACCTGCTGCTGCTTCAGGTCGACTTCCTCAAGCGGTCGTTGGGCCTCTGA
- a CDS encoding ABC transporter ATP-binding protein: protein MSIATQPPRGVPGQVAEPAEVAAFAAVTRTYGQVRAVDGLDLTLRAGETVALLGPNGAGKSTALDLLLGLRNPDSGSVRLFGSTPRQALADGLVGAMLQSGGLMTEVKVRELVRFACDVHPRGYPVDQVLETAGITDIADRKVDRLSGGQEQRVRFALATAGASELIVLDEPTVAMDVSARQAFWGTMRAQAAAGRTILFATHYLEEADSVADRVLVMHRGRLIADGTPADIKARAGARRIVFDLDPDPHPDPDQLRTLPGVTALELHGRTLRIRSTDADATVAAIYRAGLYPHHLEVTSLGLEQAFLAITGTEESAR, encoded by the coding sequence ATGAGCATCGCGACGCAGCCGCCGCGCGGCGTGCCAGGGCAGGTCGCCGAACCGGCGGAGGTCGCCGCCTTCGCCGCGGTGACCAGGACCTACGGCCAGGTCAGGGCGGTGGACGGGCTGGACCTGACACTGCGGGCAGGGGAGACGGTCGCGCTGCTCGGCCCCAACGGCGCCGGCAAGTCCACCGCCCTCGACCTGCTGCTGGGCCTGCGCAACCCCGACTCCGGGTCGGTCCGGCTCTTCGGCTCCACCCCACGGCAGGCGCTGGCGGACGGCCTGGTCGGCGCCATGTTGCAGAGCGGCGGCCTGATGACCGAGGTCAAGGTCCGCGAACTGGTCCGCTTCGCCTGCGATGTACACCCGCGCGGCTACCCCGTCGACCAGGTGCTGGAGACCGCCGGCATCACCGACATCGCCGACCGCAAGGTGGACAGGCTCTCCGGCGGACAGGAGCAGCGGGTCCGCTTTGCGCTCGCCACCGCCGGAGCCAGTGAGCTGATCGTGCTGGACGAGCCCACCGTCGCCATGGACGTCTCCGCCCGGCAGGCGTTCTGGGGCACCATGCGGGCCCAGGCCGCGGCCGGCCGCACCATCCTCTTCGCCACCCACTACCTGGAGGAGGCCGACTCGGTCGCCGACCGCGTCCTGGTGATGCACCGAGGACGGCTGATCGCCGACGGCACCCCGGCCGACATCAAGGCCAGGGCCGGCGCCCGCCGCATCGTCTTCGACCTGGACCCCGATCCGCACCCCGACCCGGACCAGCTGCGCACCCTGCCCGGGGTCACCGCCCTGGAGCTGCACGGCCGCACCCTACGGATCCGCTCCACCGACGCCGACGCCACCGTCGCCGCGATCTACCGCGCCGGGCTGTACCCGCACCACCTGGAGGTCACCAGCCTCGGCCTGGAGCAGGCATTTCTGGCCATCACCGGCACCGAGGAGAGCGCACGATGA
- a CDS encoding ABC transporter permease: MTTLIRLEITRVLRNRKFLFFSLLYPSVIYLLISSSYGGKEITPGMPAAKYFMISMATFGAVGAVLSGAQRIATERKNGWVRQLRLSALPGHGYVIAKVASAATVSLPAILLVLLIGGLGKGVRLAAWQWPALLLVLWVGSFVFAALGVALGYAAGPEVVQPVVMITYMGLSFLGGSWFSLADAPVWLQDIGKASPTWLYNQLGRIAQTGDLPGAGALTGLAAYFVAFAALAAWLYQRDTRQA; this comes from the coding sequence ATGACCACCCTGATCCGGCTTGAGATCACGCGCGTGCTGCGCAACCGCAAGTTCCTCTTCTTCAGCCTGCTCTACCCCTCGGTGATCTACCTGCTGATCTCCAGCTCGTACGGGGGCAAGGAGATCACCCCGGGCATGCCCGCCGCCAAGTACTTCATGATCTCCATGGCGACCTTCGGCGCCGTCGGCGCCGTGCTCTCCGGCGCCCAGCGGATCGCCACCGAGCGCAAGAACGGCTGGGTGCGGCAACTGCGGCTGAGCGCGCTGCCCGGCCACGGCTATGTCATCGCCAAGGTCGCCTCGGCCGCCACCGTCTCGCTCCCCGCCATCCTGCTGGTGCTGCTCATCGGCGGCCTCGGCAAGGGCGTACGACTGGCCGCCTGGCAGTGGCCGGCGCTGCTGCTCGTGCTCTGGGTGGGCAGCTTCGTCTTCGCCGCGCTGGGCGTCGCCCTCGGCTACGCCGCCGGGCCGGAGGTGGTCCAGCCGGTGGTGATGATCACGTATATGGGGCTCTCCTTCCTCGGCGGCAGCTGGTTCTCGCTCGCGGACGCCCCGGTCTGGCTCCAGGACATCGGCAAGGCCAGCCCGACCTGGCTCTACAACCAGCTCGGCCGGATCGCCCAGACCGGCGACCTGCCCGGCGCCGGAGCGCTCACCGGCCTGGCGGCCTACTTCGTGGCCTTCGCGGCGCTCGCCGCCTGGCTGTACCAGCGGGACACCCGGCAGGCCTGA
- a CDS encoding response regulator transcription factor: MTDRSVRVLLAEDQGMVREALAALLSLEGDIDVVAQVARGDEVVAAAVEHGVDVALLDIEMPGMTGIEAAGLLRRTQPATKIVVLTTFGRPGYLRRAMESGADAFLVKDAPAAQLADAVRRVLRGERVIDPTLAAAALAEGANPLTARERDVLDVAADGSVNADIAARLHLSEGTVRNYLSMAIQKTGARNRAEAVRIAREKGWL; encoded by the coding sequence ATGACTGATCGATCCGTACGAGTCCTGCTCGCCGAGGACCAGGGCATGGTGCGGGAGGCGCTTGCCGCGCTGCTCAGCCTTGAGGGCGACATCGACGTCGTGGCGCAGGTCGCACGTGGCGACGAGGTGGTGGCCGCCGCCGTGGAACACGGGGTGGATGTCGCCCTGCTGGACATCGAGATGCCCGGTATGACCGGGATCGAGGCTGCGGGGCTGCTCCGCCGTACGCAGCCCGCGACGAAGATCGTCGTCCTGACCACCTTCGGCCGCCCCGGGTATCTCCGCCGGGCCATGGAGTCGGGCGCCGACGCCTTTCTGGTGAAGGATGCTCCGGCGGCCCAACTCGCCGATGCGGTGCGGCGGGTGCTGCGGGGTGAACGGGTGATCGACCCGACCCTGGCGGCGGCGGCCCTCGCGGAGGGCGCCAACCCGCTGACCGCCCGGGAACGGGACGTCCTGGACGTCGCCGCCGATGGGTCGGTCAATGCGGACATCGCGGCGCGGCTGCATCTGTCGGAGGGGACGGTGCGGAACTACCTGTCGATGGCGATTCAGAAGACGGGGGCGCGGAATCGGGCTGAGGCGGTGCGGATCGCGCGGGAGAAGGGGTGGTTGTGA
- a CDS encoding SirB1 family protein: MTEDSRTRFSAEARAECPDPVLLCLLASVEQDPQADPDEVIATADAILDRLAATVRLAIAERAPGGPEAVAALLSAVLAGRERFHGRPSDYNRLESSLLPAVLRRRRGLPIMLSLVWTAVGTRADLPVHGVALPGHFVVAVGGGPGCEPVLVDPFHGGRRLSLNDAGGLVAAATGEPLTEEMLAPAQPLDIVLRVLGNIRTWAASRPEHAGTQLWATELSLLLPRHPAQLRLERAETLIRTGDFLGGAAEMESYAQILDAFDPDSAARVRLEARAARHRLN, encoded by the coding sequence GTGACCGAAGACAGCCGGACGCGGTTCAGCGCCGAAGCCCGGGCCGAGTGCCCGGACCCGGTGCTGCTCTGCCTGCTCGCCTCGGTGGAGCAGGACCCGCAGGCCGATCCGGACGAGGTGATCGCCACCGCCGACGCCATCCTGGACCGGCTCGCCGCCACCGTCCGCCTGGCCATCGCCGAGCGGGCCCCCGGCGGGCCGGAGGCGGTGGCCGCGCTGCTCTCGGCGGTACTCGCCGGGCGCGAGCGGTTCCACGGGCGGCCGTCGGACTACAACCGCCTGGAGTCCTCCCTGCTGCCCGCAGTGCTACGGCGCCGCCGGGGGCTGCCCATCATGCTCTCGCTGGTCTGGACGGCCGTCGGCACCCGCGCCGACCTGCCCGTCCACGGGGTCGCCCTGCCCGGCCACTTCGTGGTCGCGGTGGGCGGTGGCCCCGGCTGCGAGCCGGTGCTGGTCGACCCGTTCCACGGCGGGCGGCGGCTCTCGCTGAACGACGCCGGCGGCCTGGTCGCCGCCGCCACCGGCGAACCGCTCACCGAGGAGATGCTGGCCCCCGCCCAGCCGCTGGACATCGTGCTGCGGGTGCTCGGCAACATCCGTACCTGGGCCGCCTCTCGCCCCGAGCACGCGGGCACCCAGCTGTGGGCCACCGAACTCTCCCTGCTGCTCCCCCGCCACCCCGCCCAACTGCGGCTGGAGCGCGCCGAAACCCTGATCCGCACCGGCGACTTCCTCGGCGGCGCCGCCGAGATGGAGTCCTACGCACAGATCCTGGACGCCTTCGACCCGGACTCCGCCGCCCGCGTCCGCCTCGAAGCCCGCGCCGCCCGCCACCGCCTCAACTGA
- a CDS encoding GNAT family N-acetyltransferase — translation MADNGPQQGLAEVRITPSDVGRRVSVRRILEIVERRPVFGDAVGVLTSWDGGVLTVVRRDGEAVEIAEDLLVAGKPVPPAPARRGPAPEAGPAELQRIAARGWPAMETAALGEWTLRAADGFTRRANSVQALGDPGLPLPAALDAVRDWYGARGLPALVEVTVPGSDAVLREELDRFAIELSRTEVRSAPLAPLARLADAGGPVRLAHTASADWMARYHRFGGDPALEQAARAVLHGGPSVWFATVPSADGSGPAAIGRCVVDGAWAGFSAVEVVPEQRRRGLGSQVMAALAARAAEEGATGAYLQVETANSGATALYDRLGFATSHTYHYCRLPRS, via the coding sequence ATGGCGGACAACGGTCCGCAGCAGGGGCTCGCAGAGGTCCGGATAACCCCCTCTGACGTGGGACGACGCGTCTCGGTGCGGCGGATTCTGGAGATCGTCGAGCGCCGTCCGGTATTCGGCGATGCGGTCGGTGTGCTCACATCGTGGGACGGCGGGGTGCTCACCGTCGTCCGTCGCGACGGCGAAGCGGTCGAGATCGCCGAAGACCTGCTGGTCGCGGGCAAGCCCGTGCCCCCCGCGCCCGCCCGGCGCGGCCCCGCCCCCGAGGCCGGTCCCGCCGAACTCCAGCGCATCGCCGCACGCGGCTGGCCCGCCATGGAGACCGCCGCGCTCGGCGAGTGGACCCTGCGCGCCGCCGACGGCTTCACCAGGCGGGCCAACTCGGTGCAGGCGCTCGGCGACCCCGGGCTGCCGCTGCCGGCCGCCCTGGACGCCGTCCGGGACTGGTACGGCGCCCGTGGGCTGCCCGCCCTGGTGGAGGTCACCGTGCCCGGTTCCGACGCCGTACTGCGCGAGGAACTGGACCGCTTCGCCATCGAGCTGTCCCGCACCGAGGTCCGCAGCGCGCCGCTGGCGCCGCTCGCCCGGCTCGCCGACGCCGGCGGCCCGGTCCGGCTGGCCCACACCGCCTCGGCCGACTGGATGGCGCGCTACCACCGGTTCGGCGGCGACCCGGCGCTGGAGCAGGCCGCGCGGGCGGTGCTGCACGGCGGCCCGTCGGTCTGGTTCGCCACCGTGCCGTCGGCGGACGGGTCCGGCCCCGCCGCCATCGGGCGGTGCGTGGTGGACGGCGCCTGGGCCGGGTTCTCCGCCGTCGAGGTGGTGCCCGAGCAGCGCCGCCGGGGCCTCGGCTCCCAGGTGATGGCCGCGCTGGCGGCCCGCGCCGCCGAGGAGGGCGCCACCGGCGCCTACCTCCAGGTGGAGACCGCCAACAGCGGCGCCACCGCGCTGTACGACCGGCTGGGGTTCGCCACCAGCCACACTTACCACTACTGCCGCCTGCCCCGGAGTTGA
- the fdxA gene encoding ferredoxin: protein MTYVIAQPCVDVKDKACIEECPVDCIYEGQRSLYIHPDECVDCGACEPVCPVEAIFYEDDTPEEWKDYYKANVEFFDDLGSPGGASKLGLIERDHPFVAALPPQA, encoded by the coding sequence GTGACCTACGTCATCGCGCAGCCTTGTGTCGACGTCAAGGACAAGGCTTGCATCGAGGAATGCCCGGTCGACTGCATCTACGAGGGCCAGCGGTCCCTCTACATCCACCCGGACGAGTGTGTCGACTGTGGTGCCTGTGAGCCGGTCTGCCCGGTCGAGGCGATCTTCTACGAGGACGACACTCCGGAGGAGTGGAAGGACTACTACAAGGCGAATGTCGAGTTCTTCGACGACCTCGGCTCTCCCGGCGGCGCCTCCAAGCTCGGGCTGATCGAGCGCGACCACCCCTTTGTCGCCGCCCTGCCGCCGCAGGCCTGA
- the dapC gene encoding succinyldiaminopimelate transaminase has translation MSTNDSTHAPLPTGSGAARRVSQLLPVFPWDRLEPYKATAAAHPDGIVDLSVGTPVDPVPELIRKALAAASDAPGYPTVWGTPELRGAIADWLRRRLGATGADPSGVLPTVGSKELVAWLPTQLGLGPGDRVAFPRLAYPTYEVGARLARAEPVAYDDPMELDPAGLRLLWLNSPSNPTGRVLTPEELRRTVAWAREHGVLLVSDECYLELGWDADPVSVLHPEVCGDSHDGLLAVHSLSKRSNLAGYRASFVAGDRALVQELLQVRKHSGMIVPAPVQAATVAALSDDAHVAEQRERYARRRTALREALEAYGFRIEHSEASLYLWATRDEPCWETVAELAGLGVLVAPGDFYGEAGERFVRVAFTATDERVDAAVRRLGS, from the coding sequence GTGAGCACCAACGACAGCACGCACGCGCCGCTCCCGACCGGTTCGGGGGCGGCGCGACGCGTCTCCCAGCTCCTCCCTGTCTTCCCGTGGGACCGGCTGGAGCCCTACAAGGCGACCGCCGCCGCGCACCCGGACGGGATCGTCGACCTCTCGGTCGGCACGCCGGTGGACCCGGTGCCGGAGCTGATCCGGAAGGCGCTGGCCGCCGCCTCCGACGCACCCGGCTACCCCACCGTCTGGGGCACCCCGGAGCTGCGCGGGGCCATCGCGGACTGGCTGCGCCGCCGGCTGGGCGCCACCGGCGCCGACCCCTCGGGCGTGCTGCCCACGGTGGGGTCCAAGGAACTGGTGGCCTGGCTGCCGACCCAGCTGGGCCTGGGGCCCGGCGACCGGGTGGCCTTCCCGCGCCTGGCGTACCCGACCTATGAGGTGGGCGCCCGGCTGGCACGGGCCGAGCCGGTGGCGTACGACGACCCCATGGAGCTGGACCCGGCCGGGCTGCGGCTGCTCTGGCTCAACTCGCCGTCCAACCCCACCGGCCGGGTGCTGACCCCGGAGGAGCTGCGCCGCACGGTGGCCTGGGCCCGGGAGCACGGGGTGCTGCTGGTGAGCGACGAGTGCTACCTGGAGCTGGGCTGGGACGCCGACCCGGTGTCGGTGCTGCACCCGGAGGTCTGCGGGGACAGCCATGACGGCCTGCTGGCCGTGCACTCGCTCTCCAAGCGCTCCAACCTGGCCGGGTACCGCGCCTCCTTTGTCGCGGGCGACCGCGCGCTGGTGCAGGAGCTGCTCCAGGTGCGCAAGCACAGCGGCATGATCGTGCCCGCCCCGGTGCAGGCGGCGACCGTCGCCGCGCTCTCCGACGACGCGCATGTGGCGGAGCAGCGGGAGCGCTACGCCCGCCGCCGCACGGCGCTGCGGGAGGCGCTGGAGGCGTACGGCTTCCGGATCGAGCACTCCGAGGCCAGCCTCTACCTCTGGGCGACCCGGGACGAGCCGTGCTGGGAGACGGTGGCGGAGCTGGCCGGGCTGGGCGTCCTGGTGGCGCCCGGGGACTTCTACGGCGAGGCCGGGGAGCGGTTCGTCCGGGTGGCGTTCACGGCCACCGACGAGCGGGTGGACGCGGCGGTGCGGCGGCTGGGCAGCTGA
- a CDS encoding ATP-binding protein, producing the protein MSLPLTRRIAQAALLVAAGAAPVVATAGTASAAELPRTADLGGLTQLDSDSLAGQVRDVAHQTGKQAGGAGSSAVAAGVPTAADTLGTTAAAAIPEVNRFAGSAAEQAGATASTTGGMASDATQRAVAPVTAGSPLSALTGGGLPTGQLTGGLPLGGLDHAAGGASHRLGGLPDLGSSTGGLGGLDSLTSLIGSIGGAATQGTQGLHGGGSPLQGLPL; encoded by the coding sequence ATGTCTCTCCCCCTCACGCGTCGGATCGCCCAGGCCGCGCTGCTCGTCGCGGCCGGAGCGGCCCCCGTGGTCGCGACGGCCGGTACCGCGTCCGCCGCGGAGCTGCCCCGTACGGCCGACCTGGGTGGGCTGACCCAGCTCGACAGCGACAGCCTCGCCGGCCAGGTGCGGGACGTCGCCCACCAGACCGGCAAGCAGGCCGGCGGCGCCGGCAGCAGCGCCGTGGCCGCAGGCGTCCCGACCGCCGCCGACACCCTGGGCACCACCGCCGCTGCCGCGATCCCGGAGGTCAACCGGTTCGCCGGGTCCGCCGCCGAGCAGGCCGGCGCCACCGCGAGCACCACCGGCGGGATGGCCTCCGACGCCACCCAGCGCGCCGTCGCCCCGGTCACCGCAGGCAGCCCGCTCAGCGCGCTCACCGGCGGCGGCCTGCCCACCGGGCAGCTCACCGGCGGCCTGCCCCTCGGCGGGCTGGACCACGCCGCCGGCGGCGCAAGCCACCGCCTCGGCGGGCTGCCCGACCTCGGCTCCTCCACCGGCGGCCTCGGCGGCCTGGACTCGCTGACCTCGCTGATCGGCTCCATCGGCGGCGCCGCCACCCAGGGCACCCAGGGCCTCCACGGCGGCGGCTCCCCCCTCCAGGGCCTGCCGCTCTGA